The nucleotide sequence TCACTTCAAATCCTTGACATGAGATTCCTCTTTTCCCTCTACCATTAGATGATGTGGAAATTAAGTCTATAAGTTCTGTCATGCTTCTGAATCAGCCATGGTATCTTGTTTATGCTGAATGGTACTAAATTTTACGTTAACTTGTGGTAATGTGTATCATTACCTTTATGAAAGGTACAAGTTCCATAATGGATATTGATCTGTTGGGAAAGATAACGCGAAACCTTTTAATAATAATCTTAGGCTGATTCAGAGGTATGATAGAACTTGTAGGCTTATTTATGAATATATACTTCAAATTGTCCATTCTCAGACAGTATTGGAAatattcaaattttaatttttattatatcaaGTTTTAATGTATCTCGAAGTATGACATTTATGAATATGTACTTCATTTTGTTTGGTGAGATTGGAAATGCATGCAGCACATGGAAATCAATGGGTATTTGATTCAAATTATACTTGATCATTAGCCACAAATTTGACAGCTAACACACTTACAGGAGCTCAGAAGTGCACATGAAGGATATGTCCTGTGAGAGTTGAATATTATAGTGTTCCTTATTTGCTGCCTTAAAATCTTTTGCAGATAATGAAACTGACGATAAATTTGGTTGGTGGAAAGAGGACCATTTCAATGCTTCGGACATGGATGGTGACAGCCTTCTCAATTTGATAGAGTTCAATGAGTTTGTTCTCCGATACCTTTTTTGGCTTTGCTTTTCATCTCTTACATTTTCACACTGACGCTCTTTTAATTGATTCTGCAGCTTTCTTCATCCGGCTGACACAAGTAATCCAAAGCTGATTGAGTGGTTGTGTCAAGAAGAGATAAGGTGCTAGAGCTTATCTAGGTTTACTTTTTTTTATGGATCATGATATATAATTCTTAAGGGTATTTATGCGACCTTCATCTTGCATCCGTAAGAAAGGTAGTTATGCAGCTGCATTACCAGTGCATGCTGATGTCCCAAATATGTTTAGGCTTGACTGTTACAAAATATTAAATGTACATAAATTATAGTATCCCAATTAATGCACAATTTTTATTAGGTTGGGACAGGTGGAAAATGCATCTCTGTTATTTGTGATCTCTTTCTAGCTCTTTTTACCTTCTCAAGTTGATAGAAGCAGCTGGTTGCCAGTAAATGCAGCTGTACAAGTATCCTTGAAGACACACAATATAAACTAAAACTTTTATGTGTATCATTCCTCAAGCATGAGCTTAGCTTCTATCATAACTGTTCAACTTCAGACAATACTTCCTGGTCTTTTGAGGCGATAACATAAATCTGTTGTGAAATTTCCTAATGGGTTTTTCTCAAAGTATTGTGCTAGTAGACCTCTTATGCGACTTATTGCATCTAGAAGATGCACCATCAGTCTGTAAAACAAGTTTGACTTGTATCAGCTTTCACACTAATCACTAAAAGGGGTCCCATCAACGAGGAGGACCGGGATAGGCAGCCTTGGCTTTACAAGCAGGGGATTGTTTCAACAACTTGACCCTGGACATGTAGGTTGCAATGGGCAACCTTACCATATTACTCATGGAAAATTTAGATACCTTTTTGTCATTCTAACTATTGGTAATAGTTGGCAGAATCCTTACATGGTTCACTCTTTCTTTCTCAGGGAAAGAGATAAAGACAAAGATGGAAAACTCAACTTTGAAGAATACTTAACTGGCTTATTTCACTTGATCAGAAATTATGATGAAGTTTATAGTTCAACTCATGAGACAGATGCTTCAAATGAGATACCGGCTAAAAAATTATTCACACGACTCGACTTGGACAACGATGGGTATGTCTTAATAAATGAGCAATGTTGAAATTGTATGAAGGCATGTAGCTTATTTTGTATCCTCAGTCTTAGCAAGTTCCTTTTTCAGTTTTCTGTCAGCAGATGAACTGAAACCTGTCATTCATGATCTTCATCCATCAGAGCGTTACTATGCAAAACAACAAGCAGATTATGTGCTTTCCCAGGTATGGTTGCTTAATGCTCTGGAATAAAaaagctctaaattttgaatatttttatcaaataaattGATGGTATTTGACCCTGGTGGATACAATACTTCATTTCCTAGAAATGAAGAAAATAATTCTTTAATTGGAAAACATTAGTAAAAAAAAGGTTCATTTCCATAGTTCCTAGGTCAGGGTCTGTGGTTTCTGTGGGCAATGTATTTGCGGAAAAGATTAAATTGTGGAGAAGGGTTTTGAACTTCTATGTGCATCTGGTTTCTGCATAGCTTGATTGCTCCCTTTTCTTTTCCTGGTGATGGTGTTTCAGAAACTTTTATGGTTTGTCATGGATTTCCTACAATGCGTCGACCTCATGTTTTCTCATACCATCACTCTGCGATTGTTATCTTGCACTTTTTTTATACTCTTCTTCTATATGGTGTTAAATTGGTGGATATGCTGCTGTTTGCTGACAGCAACCACTGTGGTTTCTGTGGGCAATGTATTTGCGGAAAAGATTAAATTGTGGAGAAGGGTTTTGAACTTCTATGTGCATCTGGTTTCTGCATAGCTTGATTGCTCCCTTTTCTTTTCCTGGTGATGGTGTTTCAGAAACTTTTATGGTTTGTCATGGATTTCCTACAATGCGTCGACCTCATGTTTTCTCATACCATCACTCTGCGATTGTTATCTTGCACTTTTTTTATACTCTTCTTCTATATGGTGTTAAATTGGTGGATATGCTGCTGTTTGCTGACAGCAACCACTGAGGTGCTTGTTTCTGAATGACCGTAACAGGTGTGAAGAATGTGTAATCCATTGTGTCATTGTTCagtcaaaaaaaaaagtaaaaaggaGCACCTTTTATCTTTTCATTTATTATGCACACCTGTTGTCTCATGCAGATGGTGGGTTTGTCTCATTTCACATCATTTATTTCATGTGCTTAAGATTATCATTTGAACCTTATTGTTTTATGGTCTTAGACAACATGACTTGTTTTCTCTATACACCGTTATCCCTGCCAACCTCTTCAATCCGAAAAGGAGGGCTTACAGTTGTTCGTGGGTGTTTCTAAGTCATCTTTTGCAAACTCTCTCTTTCTGGTTTGAATACAATAATTATTCTGTTATACTTTATCTAGCTTTGATACATGCAAGCTTTCTTGACCAATCCAGGCTTTTCTGCTtttgttttaaattttttgaatgtACTCTAGCTGCTCAACTTATGGTAACTGAATAATATTTGGCAACTGCAGGCAGATACAAACAAAGATGGGCACTTAAGTTTGCAAGAGATGCTTGATAACCCTTATGTATTTTATAGTGCTATCTTTGAGGAGGAAAATGATTTTATCCATCATGACGAACTCCGTTAGTTCTCCAGGTACGTTTTGTAAGTAACAATTTACCCGGTTGCACTTTGTGATTAACATATGACATGGATTCTACTTTGTACAGGTTTGATATGCAAGGAAATATAAAGGATTCATGCCCTTTTTCTTGTTCGTGTGTTATTAGTCGACAATTCTTTCTTGTCGTCCGACTCTTCTACGCAATCCTTTTTATCACTGTAATCAATATCGGTCGCAAACTGTTCATTTCTAGAATTATTGTACATTCTTTTGACAAGTTGGGTTTCTGCATACTTACATTATATACATATGGTTTCTTTTTTTTAACAAGATTACCTATGTTTCTTCTAGGAAATCCCATATAATGTACCACAGAACAGCAAACAAAGTGTATTTAGTACAAAATAATCCATTTCCTTAACTTTCTATTCATATGAATTTTGCATCTTCCATTAAATATGTGATGTATCGCAAATGCTTCACTAGTTGCAGGGTTGTTGCTACTGACAGTAATGACACCTTTACTAACTTGCTTCATGATACTGAGTCTTGATTTGGAATCCAAGATTTGGTTGAGCCAACATTGCAATCAATTCTGCCTCTTCTTGTGTGTATGTGTTGGTCCAAGTTTTAGTGCTTACTGGTTTCCAAACAATACAACAAGTCAATCTTACATAGAACACGAGGAAAGGAATTCATACGTGTAAATCATTTTTGCAAGCGTGTGGACCAAACGGAAAATGACCTATCGATTGCGGGAAGTCTTGCATTGGACGTGTCAGCTTTTACTCTTCCAGACTCGCTCATCCCGAGAAGGCAGCCAAATAGAAAGGTCAGCTTTTACTCTTTGACGACacacggaagaagaagaagtctgTTCTCGCCCTGTGCTCTCTGAAAGAGACTTGTGTGTCCACTTACGTGAGCGGTGATAGCGATAAATGTGGTGATTTCAACGGGAAGAGCACGAGCTGCTCTCATGCAGACTTTGCGGGTTGTCTGCAGAGACCAAGGAGCCGGTTTTCCGGGGGCAGAGCAAGTCcacaccagagagagagagagagagagagagagagaaatccaaAATAGATGTGGACACCAAGTCAGCCCTCACGCATGGACTCGATTTTGGTAGCATTAGACGGTGCAATCACTTTGATGCTTACATTCCAGATTGATTAAGGAAACTAATGCATGTTGAAAGAAGAAAGTAAAATGAAGTTTAATCGTAGATTATCTCATGTAGTTAGAtcgatttttaaattttaaaaaattatattaaaatatctataattataaaaatgaaaCACTTAGATTTGATGATATCGTCGATTTTATTAATGGGaacataaaaataatatgtaaatatctAATTTCAATCATTCCCATTAATGGTGGTGGATGACAATGTCGTTGAGAGTGACGGGTGACTATTATGAATGAGAAGAACGACGACGAAAGATGAGAGCTACTCGTCGATATCGATACAATTGTCGAGCGACAAAAGGGTCACTTGGCAACTGCGCTGACATTGGCATAGTGAGTGACCCTTTCATCACTTGACAACTACGTCGATGCTAATGTAAATGCAAAGGGGTGCCGCTCGATAACTACGTCGACATTGACGCAATGAACGATCCTTTCATCACTCGATAACTACGTCGACGTCAACGTAGATATATAGTGGTGCTGCTCGACAACTGTATCGACACCGACACAATGAGCAAACCTTTCATCGCTTGACAATGCATTAGCGTCAATGCAGACGCAGCTCATCCACAGGAGCCATTTGTAGCCTGCAACGATGTGATCGTCCGTCACCACCAATGTTATCTACCACCACCATTTTCGTGTTTCCATCGGTGAAATCGATAACGTTACAGTAAATGAacctagatatttcacttttataattatagggattccaatgtaaattttttaacttTAGGGACCAAGATACTATAGAGGTCAAACTACAtgtggtaatatgtaattagtcggaTAAAATTAATATTTCAGAAAAACTCGAAagcatataattaatatttttaaaataaaatctcattatcATCTAAATTTAAACCATATTATCCTTCCACTAGAAATTTGACTTAATTCTTTTCGTGAATCGGACAATAAA is from Musa acuminata AAA Group cultivar baxijiao chromosome BXJ1-6, Cavendish_Baxijiao_AAA, whole genome shotgun sequence and encodes:
- the LOC135675834 gene encoding uncharacterized protein LOC135675834, whose product is MGKSSAPVVVTYVTLALLILFLLSLGPSRPHISHRRLKLRPASGTTAAGDRRIPFDPIIADIELRRDDREWERAHFPSIVGAPPAEAQPEWEGFIDAEDYINDEGRFNVSHRISLLFPKIDVGPADGFLTSKELAEWNLKQSEKEVLHRTRRDMKLHDKNRDGFISFQEYEPPSWVRRLIDNETDDKFGWWKEDHFNASDMDGDSLLNLIEFNDFLHPADTSNPKLIEWLCQEEIRERDKDKDGKLNFEEYLTGLFHLIRNYDEVYSSTHETDASNEIPAKKLFTRLDLDNDGFLSADELKPVIHDLHPSERYYAKQQADYVLSQADTNKDGHLSLQEMLDNPYVFYSAIFEEENDFIHHDELR